The window ATCCGTGACAGTCTTTGTCTCGTTCCCAACGGTGACTGTTCGGGTGACGGTGTGAGTACGGGTACAGCTGGACCTGCTGGTGAAGTCATCGGGGGCACTGGCCCGATAGTCGTACAAAATGTATGCACCAAGGTCGGCGTTATCGGTGACGTAGGAGTCGCGATACCACGCGCTCTCTCGGACATCGGAAATCCCAATCCAGGCATCCGATATTGTTTCAGAGCTACCGGGCCCGTGCGGGAGCGGAACAGACCCACCGCTTGCTGTGGGATAGACTTCTTCCCCATCAAACATCGGGACGGCTGCTCTGGAGGAATCATCGCTGTATTGCAAATACTGGTCCCGAATGTGCAGATACCGCTCCTGAATGGTCGCACTGCGAGCGGTATAGACCAGTGCATCATCGGAGTTCAGTATCTCAAGCTCGTCGGTGAGAGGATTCCTGTAGACTTGCGCGTTGTAGACCGTCCGGGGCTCTAGATTCCGGTTTCGAGTGACGACTTGCCACTGCCCAGAGGAGTCTGTTGGGACCGTCGAATCAGAGCTAACTGGGTAAAATCTGGCTGGCGTTCCACCCGAGCGTTGCCATTCGGTATACGTGACCCACTCATCCTGATATGGGATGGGGACAGAATCAGAGAGATGCGTCCGGTAAACATCGCCAGTCGTCGTCGCGTAGAGTGCATCTGCAGACGGCATTACCTCATCACCAAGCGCACTGGGATACCCAAGATACGTCTCATCAGTACCTGGGTCTGAGTCAAAATACGATGGCGAGACGTCTTCGTCATTGTTCGCCAGAATCCGAAAAGTCCCGTCGTGGAACGTTTCTACACCGGGAGTCGGTGTCGGGACTTCGTAGATAGGGGCAAGCGAATTCGCGCTGACGGGCATCGTGACTGAACTGAAAACGATAGCTGGGAGAAGTACAACGAGGATGATCTTCTGTCGAAAGGCGGCCACCGAGTGCAACCAAGTCCTCGAGCAGGACAAGATACGAGCGAAGGGCGATTTTCCCTCTTCACCCGGCGAAGACATATTGAATCAACTCCTGAAATATTTCGAATCCGTAACCGACAATCGCGAGGACGAATCCGGAGGATACGAGATAGAAGCCCCGTTCTCGCGTTCGAACACTTGGACTGACGGCCCACGCCATCGCTCCGACAACGAGTAGAATCAGTCCGAGTGTCTGCATCGATGTTCCGAACCACGCGGGCATCGCAGCGGCGCTGGCGATCTCGTCAACAATTCCGCTGTGCCCACTGAGGAAAGTCACAACCGTATCGAAACTGCCACCGAGTGGGTATGTAAGCAACATTCCCAGCGGCTGCTGGCTCACAGCTACCCACTCAGGTCCGAGATGGAGGAGCTGAGAAAGGATAGCAGATGTCGATACGTCGGCCGTTGCTCCAAACGCGGGGAACCACCCGATACTGGAAACTACGGCAATGAGATGCCCGAGCAGGTCTGTTGATTCGAATGTCATTGGAGGGATGGAGGAGCTGCCAGCGGCGGATCCCGCTGTCAACTGAGTACGCGCAGAGAGGGCGACCTACAGCAAGTAGACTCACAGATTCCAACGGTTGTAATGTTACAATCCTTGCAATCCTGTTACCACTATATCATTTACCGGCGGAGACCATCCAACGGAAAAGCCCGCTAAAATCCACCTACTCACACGACAATGCGATGCCCGCTCTCCAGGCGGTTCGTGAGCGTGTAAGCGGGGCTAGTCCGCTCAATAGTAAGGAAACCCGCCAATGCCCGAAGTACAAATTGACTGGCACTCTGCAGAAGAATACGAACGAATCCGTGACCTCCGTGAACGCCACGGTCTGTTGTGGCGCGGCGTACTCCTCACAGGTGCGAAAGATGCAGCAAGCACCGACCTTGTCCAAGCGATTCTACGAGCCCATACCAACCCATCGTCCTCCGCCAGCCCGGTGAGTACCCTCGACCGGACAGCAGAATGCTCCAGTAATGACCAGGGATTCTCTGCTAACGACGTGGCGGATGTCGACAAGGAAGGCGGTCCACACGATACAACCAGGTCGTCCGGTGATGTTTCATCGGTCGGCGAAGATCGCGATGCTGGTCCAAGGTCTTTCCAGTCACACGAATCCCTAAGCAACAGTGGTGAGGAGCCAAGCAATGAATCCAGGGACGGCGAAGATGAAGCGTTCGAGTCTTTAGAGACCCACAGCCAGGCGTTTGAGGACGAACCGTTTTCCGAGTCATGGGAAGAGGGTGAGGAGACTCACGACGGTCAGTTCGACTCCGTCGACCCGTACTACGGATACGATGAGTATCATCTCGAGTTCGATGAGGGACAATTCTGATGTCGTCCGAGACACCCGCTAACCACAGGACTCGAATCGAGATATCCGATGCAGACGAGTATGAATGGCTCGTCACCGTTCGAGAGGACCTTGGCCTGACGTGGCGTGGCCTAATGTTAAAAGCCGAACAGCAGCTCGTCGCGACCGAGCAACAACTCGGCCTCCCGTCGGGCAGAGACCACACGGATTGTACGGAGGATTCGCCGTGAGCCAAGATATCCCGATGGCCTCGAATCTACTGAAATCAAAGATCGGTGGCTACGAAGTCCGAAAGTTGGCGGAATCAATCGGCCCACCGATGCTGCCGTGTGTGATACTGTACACACTCGGGTTGCCGCTACAGATCACCCTTCCCCTCCTCTTGGTCGGAGTATGTACTGGGGTCTTCGTCTACAGGCGGACGCCAGCAGGGCAACGCCCATTGAATTTCATGAAGGCAATTCTCCGTGACTTGCGGGACCCTGAAGAGTTCATTTGGCAAGCGCCGACCCCCGAGCAGGGAAGCCTCGGCCATGGTGACACCTCAGACCAATGGCTCACCCACGACGCATACCCCGCCCAAGAAGCCGGGCGGGCGTCCCAGGAGGAAAGTAATGCCAGTGACTTCGACAGCCCGTCAGCTGTTGAATCAAAGGAGACTCGATGAGCTCCGTCGACGGATCGGGATCGACGCTCGATTTGATGGACTTCACCACGATTCGAGATGGTGGCATCATCGAGACGCCAACGAGCTATGCGATGATAGTACGGGTCGAGCCAACCGACTGGTTGGTCCTTTCGACCGACCGTCGAGAGAGTATCTACCGCTCGTTCCTCAGCTATCTCCGGAGCTTGTCGTTTCCGACACAAATCCTGACGATGTCTACGGCATACAATCCTGAGCCGTATCTCGAAGGAGTTGCTGTCGATGACGAATTAGTCATCGGATCGAACACCGAAGACGATTCAGATGTCGTTCCTGACGAGTCCCCGCTGTTAGATTACGGTCGGAAGTATCACGCAGAGTGGGTCAGAGAAGTCATCGACGTCGCAGATATTCGAGATAGAGAGTTCTTTGTCGCAGTGGCTGTCCCCAAGGGCGAAAATCGATCCGAAGAGAGTCCCCTAAACTCGCTTCTGTCTAAAGTACAAGGCCAGAGCGAACCTGAAGAGAAAGATGAGGACGCGTACATCGAGGAAGTGAAAGCACGCGCCTCACACGTTGCCTCGAAACTTCCCCAGGTACAGGTCGAAACAACTCTCATCGATACCCGGCCCGCTGTGCTGGAGATACTCTATGAGGTCTACAACAACGAGAAGCCAGCGTTCGGGTTCACACAGAGCAATTTCACCCGGCCCTCTGGAGTAGCCGAAGCCGCCGCATTTAGCTCCGCGGACACCGTTGGTGACACACCGACTTCTGACCAGAGCAACAGCGAAGAACGTGAGTACAACCGGGTTTCTGATACAGACCCAGAACCGGAGCCAGAATCTGATACGACTCATTTAGCCCCCATTCCTGACGGAGGCTATGCCCACCCAGATTTGGCTGACCGGGTCTCGAAAGACCGTATACTGCGCTGGTATGCCAGAAACATCGGCCCCATCGGTCACGGTGAGCGGCCGATTATTCCCGCCTCAGTGTACGCTGGGCTCTCTCTGGCCATCCTGAGCGTGGGGTTAGCGCTTGGTGGTCTCGGCGGGTTCGTCTGGAGTCTGGAAGCGGCACCGCGAGGTACTGATATCTACTGGGCTGCACGAACAGCATCCTTCGCTGGACTGGCGGTGAGTCTGCCGGCCTTCCTTCTGAGTCTCGTCATACTGCTGCCGACCGGGAGGAGAGCCAAGTTGGTTGGAACAGTAGGCCTCTCTGTCACAGCCTACGCTACGGTGTTGTTCGTCAGGGCGTATCCGTTCCAATGGGACCTGTCCGCACCGGCACAGACTACGTTCACGATTCAGGTGTATGCAGCTGGTGTCTTTGCACTGGTCTTCGCCGTGGCCGTAGCGATTCGTTCACAGCGTCGACTCAATCTGCCGATTCACACTGATGGTGACGATGGTCGAGACGGAGGCAATGGTATAGAATCCGACGCCCATTACGACGGTCCAGTCGTGTCTGATGTTGCAGCTGATGGCGGCCAGCTTACCACTGCTGGCATCTCAGCAGCAGTGCCAGACACCACAGACCAGGACAGCGAGGAGCAGCGTACTGAAGCGGAGTCACGAACAGCCGACAGTAAAGAAGCGTCTGAGAAGGCTCTGAGAGAATCTAGCGAAGAGGGTTCGCCAGCAGAACAGCCAGGTGAAAAGCAAGCAGGAGAGGATGAATGAACCCATTACATGTCCTATTCGGAAAGGAATCCGACGACGACGAAGAACGCATCCCTATCGACGATCTGACCGGGAACGAGACCGAGGTCGCGATAGAGTATCTACAACTGATAAACCGGGAGCCCAACCGCGAGAACATCGAGTGGGCGGCCTATCAACTCCAAACTGATGAAGTCCCGCTCGTCTCTCCCGTTGAATCGCTCACGGAGCGCGAAAATCTGGACAAGAAGGTGATCGCGCCCAAAACGATGGAGCGAACGCCAGAATATCAGGTTCGAAACGGCACCATCTCCACTACGTTAACCGTCACAGCCTTCCCATCGAAAGTTGGCCTCGGCTGGCTCGTGCCCCTCACGGTGGCTGACGCGAATCTCAGGCTGTCGCTACACATCGAGCCCACGGACCAAAAGAAGGCTCGCAACAAGCTTCAGGCACGATATACCCATACGCAGACATCGTTGATGCGGAAGGCGAAGAAGGGGCGTACCGATTTGCAGGAAGACGAAGCCGAACGGGACGACCTGCTTCGCATTCTCCAAGATGTCGTCCGCGGCAAGACGAAGATGTTCCAGATTGCGGTCTATATCGAACTGCTCGGGGAGTCCCAAGAGGAACTGGCAGAAACGCGCTCGCAGGTCGAGACCATTCTCGCCGAACAGGATGTCGAAACGGTCGTCCTGCGACGACAGCAGTTCGAAGCCAACGGCTCAGTCGCGCCCTTTGCGACCGATACTATCGATAACACCCACACGGTCCAATTGGAAGCACTCGGGACGTTATTCAATCTCGTCGAACCGCCGATCTACGACGAAGATGGGATACTGCTGGGATTCGACGACACATCCCGTCCGGTCGTAATCGACCGCTACGCTCATTCCGGCTTTGCAGCGGCAATCACCGGGAAGACGGGGTCGGGGAAGTCCTACTGCAGGAAGAGCGAGGTGTATCGCCGGATGCTCCGTGAGCCAGATGTTCAGTTCGTCCTCTTCGACCCTGCTGGAGACGACTACCCGTATTTCGCCGAAAAGCTCGGTGGAGAGGTGATTCGCTTCGGTGGGAATCAGAAAGTCAACCCGATGGATCTTGAACCACCGAACAGAGACATTGGCGAGACTGAAGATACCTATGCACTGACCGTCCGGGCCATCGTCGAGATGCTACACACCCTCTTCGAAGCCAGTGGTGGACTCCCCCCGGCCGAAGAAGGGATGCTGACCCAGGCAGCGCACTACGCGTACCTCTCGAAAGGAATCGTGATGCGACAGTACGACACCTATGAGAATGAGTCACCGACTATCGGTGACCTCATCCGTGGGGTCAAAATCATCTCGGTGGGCGGCTTCGCGAAAGCGTTCGAGCAAGAGATTGTCCCAATGGAGGACCTCCTCCAGTTACAGGAACTCCATATCCTAGATTCCGATGGACAGCTGGCAGAGACACAGCCATTCGCTGTTCCTGACGCGATATTCGAGCCATCGGAAGCACACCGTAGTTTTGCCGAGGCACTTGAGCCGAAATTCGAGTCGTTCAAGCCCGGAGGCATCAACCAGAATTTGAACGGGCAGACGAACCTGGACCTCAACTCACGCCTCGTCGTGATGGATATGAGCTCCTTCGCTGACACCGGGGAGATGCCCCTCATCCTTCACGCGATGTTGAATTGGGCGTATCTCGAGGCCAAACGCTCACCCAGCCGGTTCGACGTCACCTTCGACGAGGCGCACTATCTGCTGGGCCGGGAGTCGACGCGTGATCTCATCAACCTCTTCATCAGACACGCCCGGCACTACGACGCCGGTCTGACGCTCATGAGTCAGACGGCTCACGAGTTCCTCCGGACACCAGAGGCCCACGAGGTCTACGATAACTGCGACATCAAGATGCTGTTCTACACGCAGTCAGTGGCCGAGGAGACGCGAGAGTACTTCGACCTCTCTCCGGAAGAGGTGAACTACCTACAGTCAGATGCGCCTCGAGGGCAAGCCTCAGGGTTTTCTGGCTGTCTTCTCTCCTCCACTGAACACGGCCGCCGCCGTATCGAGGTCCACACGGGGGAATTCGAACATCACGTCCTCGATAACAATCTCGATCCATGGGCCTACATCGCCCAGCAAGAGGGTGGCGTAGCACCTAGCGAGCCAGCGGTCGGTGCTGGAGAAGGCGAGAACATCGCTCCGTCTCAGCCAGTCCAAGAAGATGTGCCGAGCATTGATGACACATTGGACGCATCTGCGGCGTTCAATCAGCCCAGTCAGAAGACATCGACCGTGGGAGACCAGTAATCATGGGCATTCGAGAGGACCTGAGGAACGTCATGACCGGCATTGTCGAATTCTTCTTCGATGAGGTGGAGGAGATATTCGAGGATGCCGCCACCGAGTTTTCATCCGCGATTACTGAGCGGATGATTCGACAACTGATCGTGGTTCCGAATCCGTATGAATCAGCCACTGCTGGCAACGTGTTCAACGGCGTGTTCGATATCTCGCTGATACTGCTGCCGATATTCTTCGCGGTTGCACTCGTCGCATGGCCGTTCGGGGAGAATAGGGAATTCAGCCTCGTTGAGATGATAATCCGGCTGGTGATGGCGATTTTCTTCATCGGGATTTCCCAGCCGGCGTGGGGGTTCGCTATCGATGTGACCAATGCCGTGACGATTGGGATGTTGGACTACGACCCGACTGTCGGTGGGGCCTTCGGTTCCTACGAGTCAGCTGGCGATTTGGCATCCACGCTGAGTATGGTCATCTCTCTGTTCACGGCGTTCCTGACGATGCTAGCCGTGATATTCACGATATTCTTCCTGCTACTCCGGTGGTTCATAGTGTACCTCGTGTTCATCGGTACCCCGTTCTTCGTGGCTCTCTGGTTCGTTGGACGTGGGCCGCTGGAAGCCGTTGGTAACGTCGGGGCGACCTATCTCAAGATGGGCGTCTACGCTCTACTTTCGGGCCCGATTATCTCGCTGGTCATCCTCACGATGGCACTCATCGAAAACGGTGGATTCGTCGAGAGTGCCGACGGAATAGCTGGAACTGCAGCATCCCTCGCTGCGGAGATAGCCCTGATTATGATCTTCCCGATAATACTGGTCGTAGTCGTCTGGAAACAGATATCCTGGGCGGGCAAACCACTCGGCGTCGGGGAAGCAGCGACCACTGCAACCTTGGCCGCCGCTGCAGCAGTCGGGACCGTTGCCACGGCTGGCGTCGGTGGTGTTGTGGCGGGTGGTGGTGCAGCAGC is drawn from Halomicroarcula saliterrae and contains these coding sequences:
- a CDS encoding DUF7139 domain-containing protein, with translation MSSVDGSGSTLDLMDFTTIRDGGIIETPTSYAMIVRVEPTDWLVLSTDRRESIYRSFLSYLRSLSFPTQILTMSTAYNPEPYLEGVAVDDELVIGSNTEDDSDVVPDESPLLDYGRKYHAEWVREVIDVADIRDREFFVAVAVPKGENRSEESPLNSLLSKVQGQSEPEEKDEDAYIEEVKARASHVASKLPQVQVETTLIDTRPAVLEILYEVYNNEKPAFGFTQSNFTRPSGVAEAAAFSSADTVGDTPTSDQSNSEEREYNRVSDTDPEPEPESDTTHLAPIPDGGYAHPDLADRVSKDRILRWYARNIGPIGHGERPIIPASVYAGLSLAILSVGLALGGLGGFVWSLEAAPRGTDIYWAARTASFAGLAVSLPAFLLSLVILLPTGRRAKLVGTVGLSVTAYATVLFVRAYPFQWDLSAPAQTTFTIQVYAAGVFALVFAVAVAIRSQRRLNLPIHTDGDDGRDGGNGIESDAHYDGPVVSDVAADGGQLTTAGISAAVPDTTDQDSEEQRTEAESRTADSKEASEKALRESSEEGSPAEQPGEKQAGEDE
- a CDS encoding VirB4 family type IV secretion system protein, translating into MNPLHVLFGKESDDDEERIPIDDLTGNETEVAIEYLQLINREPNRENIEWAAYQLQTDEVPLVSPVESLTERENLDKKVIAPKTMERTPEYQVRNGTISTTLTVTAFPSKVGLGWLVPLTVADANLRLSLHIEPTDQKKARNKLQARYTHTQTSLMRKAKKGRTDLQEDEAERDDLLRILQDVVRGKTKMFQIAVYIELLGESQEELAETRSQVETILAEQDVETVVLRRQQFEANGSVAPFATDTIDNTHTVQLEALGTLFNLVEPPIYDEDGILLGFDDTSRPVVIDRYAHSGFAAAITGKTGSGKSYCRKSEVYRRMLREPDVQFVLFDPAGDDYPYFAEKLGGEVIRFGGNQKVNPMDLEPPNRDIGETEDTYALTVRAIVEMLHTLFEASGGLPPAEEGMLTQAAHYAYLSKGIVMRQYDTYENESPTIGDLIRGVKIISVGGFAKAFEQEIVPMEDLLQLQELHILDSDGQLAETQPFAVPDAIFEPSEAHRSFAEALEPKFESFKPGGINQNLNGQTNLDLNSRLVVMDMSSFADTGEMPLILHAMLNWAYLEAKRSPSRFDVTFDEAHYLLGRESTRDLINLFIRHARHYDAGLTLMSQTAHEFLRTPEAHEVYDNCDIKMLFYTQSVAEETREYFDLSPEEVNYLQSDAPRGQASGFSGCLLSSTEHGRRRIEVHTGEFEHHVLDNNLDPWAYIAQQEGGVAPSEPAVGAGEGENIAPSQPVQEDVPSIDDTLDASAAFNQPSQKTSTVGDQ